The proteins below come from a single Leopardus geoffroyi isolate Oge1 chromosome D3, O.geoffroyi_Oge1_pat1.0, whole genome shotgun sequence genomic window:
- the MN1 gene encoding transcriptional activator MN1 isoform X3, with product MFGLDQFEPQINSRNAGQGERNFNEAGLSMNAHFKAPAFHAGGPPGPVDPAMSALGEPPILSMNMEPYGFHARGHSELHAGGLQAQPVHGFFGGQQPHHGHPGGHHPHQHHPHFGGNFGGPDPGASCLHGGRLLGYGGAAAGLGSQPPFAEGYDHMAESQGPESFGPQRPGNLPDFHSSGASGHAVPAPCLPLDQSPNRAASFHGLPASSGSDSHSLEPRRVANQGAVDSLEYNYPGEAPSGHFDMFSPSDSEGQLPHYAAGRQVPGGSFPGASAMPRAAGMVGLSKMHAQQQQQQQQQQQQQQQQQQQQQQQQQQQQQQQQQQQHGVFFERFGGARKMPVGLEPGVGSRHPLMQPPQQAPPPPQQQPPQQPQQPPPPPPQQPPPPGLLVRQNSCPPALPRPQQGEAGTPSGGLQDGGPMLPSQHAQFEYPIHRLENRSMHPYSEPVFNMQHPPPQQAPNQRLQHFDAPPYMNVAKRPRFDFPGSAGVDRCASWNGSMPNGALDNHLSPSAYSGLPGEFTPPVPDSFPSGPPLQHPAPDHQSLQQQQQQQQQQQQQQQQQRQNAALMIKQMASRNQQQRLRQPNLAQLGHPGDVGQGGLVHSGPVGGLAQPNFERESAGAGRLGTFEQQAPHLAQESAWFPGPHPPPGDLLPRRLGGSGLPADCGPHDPGLAPPPPPGGSGVLFRGPLQEPLRMPGEGHVPALPSPGLQFGGSLAGLGQLQSPGAGVGLPSAPSERRPPPPDFTAPALGGQPGFPFSAANRQATPHSGPGVNSPPSAGGGGGGTGGGSGGGAYPPQPDFQPSQRTSASKLGALSLGSFNKPSSKDNLFGQSCLAALSTACQNMIASLGAPNLNVTFNKKNPPEGKRKLSQNETDGAAVAGNPGSDYFPGGTTPGAPGPGGPSGTSNSGSKASGPPNPPAQGDGTSLSPNYTLESTSGNDGKPVPGGGGRGRGRRKRDSGHVSPGTFFDKYSAAPDSGGAPGVSPGQQQAPGAAVGGSSTSEARGAPTPHEKALTSPSWGKGAELLLGDQSDLMASLDGGAKSDGSSPHVGEFASDEVSTSYANEDEVSSSSDNPPALAKASRSPLVTGSPKLPPRGVGAGEHGPKAPPPPLGLGIMSTSTSTPDSYGGGAGHPGTPGLEQVRTPTSSSGAPPPDEIHPLEILQAQIQLQRQQFSISEDQPLGLKGGKKAECAVGSSGAQNGDSELGSCCSEAVKSAMSTIDLDSLMAEHSATWYMPADKALADGADDDKTLAPWEKAKPQNPNSKEGKRVSPNDASPDFFTRQTTFIIMKLCISS from the exons ATGTTTGGGCTGGACCAATTCGAGCCCCAGATCAACAGCAGGAACGCTGGCCAGGGCGAAAGGAACTTTAACGAGGCCGGACTAAGCATGAATGCCCACTTCAAGGCCCCGGCTTTCCACGCGGGGGGACCCCCTGGCCCCGTGGACCCTGCCATGAGCGCGCTGGGCGAGCCCCCGATCTTGAGCATGAACATGGAGCCTTACGGCTTCCACGCGCGTGGTCACTCGGAGTTGCACGCGGGGGGGCTGCAGGCACAGCCGGTGCACGGATTCTTTGGAGGCCAGCAGCCGCACCACGGCCACCCGGGAGGCCACCACCCCCATCAACATCACCCCCACTTTGGGGGCAACTTCGGCGGTCCGGACCCAGGGGCCTCATGCCTGCACGGGGGTCGCCTACTTGGCTACGGGGGCGCCGCCGCCGGCCTGGGCAGCCAGCCGCCCTTCGCTGAGGGTTATGACCACATGGCGGAGAGCCAGGGGCCGGAGAGCTTCGGCCCGCAGAGACCCGGGAACCTCCCGGACTTCCACAGTTCGGGCGCCTCGGGCCATGCGGTGCCTGCCCCATGCTTGCCGCTGGACCAGAGCCCTAACCGAGCCGCCTCCTTTCACGGCCTGCCCGCCTCCAGCGGCTCCGATTCCCACAGTCTGGAGCCCCGAAGGGTGGCGAACCAAGGAGCCGTCGACTCGCTGGAATACAATTACCCTGGCGAGGCGCCCTCGGGACATTTCGACATGTTTTCGCCCTCCGATTCCGAAGGGCAGCTGCCTCATTATGCGGCGGGTCGCCAGGTTCCCGGGGGCTCCTTCCCCGGTGCCTCGGCCATGCCCAGAGCTGCAGGCATGGTGGGCTTGTCCAAAATGCAcgcccagcagcagcagcagcagcagcagcagcagcaacagcagcagcagcagcagcagcaacagcaacagcagcagcagcagcaacagcaacagcagcagcagcagcagcacggCGTGTTCTTTGAGAGATTCGGCGGGGCCCGCAAGATGCCGGTGGGTTTGGAGCCGGGAGTAGGCTCCAGGCACCCGTTAATGCAGCCTCCCCAGCAGGCCCCGCCACCCCCTCAGCAGCAGCCCCCGCAGCAGCCGCAGcagcctccgccgccgccgccgcagcagcCGCCGCCACCCGGGCTTCTGGTCCGACAAAATTCGTGCCCGCCGGCGCTCCCGCGGCCCCAGCAGGGCGAGGCGGGCACGCCCAGCGGCGGCCTGCAGGACGGGGGCCCCATGCTGCCCAGTCAGCACGCACAGTTCGAGTATCCCATCCACCGGCTGGAGAACCGGAGCATGCACCCTTATTCGGAGCCTGTGTTCAACAtgcagcacccccctccccagcaggcgCCCAACCAGCGGCTGCAGCATTTCGACGCGCCCCCCTACATGAACGTGGCCAAGAGGCCGCGCTTTGACTTCCCGGGCAGCGCGGGAGTGGACCGCTGTGCTTCGTGGAACGGCAGCATGCCCAACGGCGCTTTGGACAACCACCTCTCGCCCTCCGCCTATTCGGGCCTCCCCGGCGAGTTCACGCCGCCCGTGCCCGACAGCTTTCCCTCAGGGCCACCCCTGCAGCATCCGGCCCCGGACCACCAGTCcctgcagcagcagcaacagcagcagcaacagcagcagcagcagcaacagcagcagcgcCAAAACGCGGCCCTCATGATTAAGCAGATGGCGTCGCGGAATCAGCAGCAGCGGCTGCGCCAGCCGAACCTGGCTCAGCTAGGCCACCCCGGGGACGTGGGCCAGGGCGGCCTGGTACACAGTGGCCCGGTGGGCGGCTTGGCCCAGCCGAACTTTGAGCGCGAAAGCGCGGGCGCGGGGCGCCTGGGCACTTTCGAGCAGCAGGCGCCTCACTTGGCGCAGGAGAGCGCGTGGTTCCCAGGGCCGCACCCGCCGCCGGGTGACCTGCTGCCCCGCAGGCTGGGCGGCTCTGGCCTGCCGGCTGACTGCGGCCCGCACGACCCCGGCCTggcgccgccccctccccccggcggCTCCGGAGTGCTGTTCCGTGGCCCTCTGCAGGAGCCGCTGAGGATGCCCGGAGAGGGCCACGTGCCCGCGCTGCCCTCCCCCGGCCTGCAGTTCGGGGGCAGCCTGGCCGGCCTGGGCCAACTGCAGTCgcccggggctggggtgggactGCCCAGCGCTCCCTCCGAGCGCAGGCCCCCGCCGCCGGATTTCACAGCACCGGCGCTCGGGGGCCAGCCTGGCTTCCCGTTCAGCGCGGCGAACCGGCAGGCCACGCCACACAGCGGCCCGGGCGTGAACTCGCCCCCGagcgcgggcgggggcgggggaggcacgGGCGGCGGCAGCGGAGGGGGCGCCTACCCGCCGCAGCCCGATTTCCAGCCCAGCCAGCGCACCTCGGCCAGTAAGCTGGGCGCGCTGTCGCTGGGCTCCTTCAACAAGCCCAGCTCCAAGGACAACCTGTTCGGCCAGAGCTGCCTGGCCGCACTCTCCACCGCCTGCCAGAACATGATCGCCAGCCTCGGGGCCCCCAACCTCAACGTGACCTTCAACAAGAAGAACCCGCCCGAGGGCAAGAGGAAACTGAGCCAGAACGAGACCGACGGCGCGGCTGTGGCCGGCAACCCGGGCTCGGATTACTTCCCGGGGGGGACCAcccctggggccccagggcctggaggCCCGTCGGGGACTAGTAACAGTGGCTCCAAAGCCTCGGGGCCGCCCAACCCGCCCGCCCAGGGGGACGGCACGAGCCTCTCCCCAAACTACACCCTGGAATCAACATCCGGGAACGACGGCAAGCCGGTCCCCGGGGGCGGCGGCCGGGGACGGGGTCGAAGAAAAAGGGACAGTGGTCACGTGAGCCCCGGGACCTTCTTCGACAAGTACTCGGCCGCGCCAGACAGCGGGGGCGCGCCTGGGGTGAGCCCAGGGCAGCAGCAGGCGCCAGGCGCAGCCGTCGGGGGAAGCTCCACGAGCGAGGCTCGCGGGGCTCCAACGCCTCACGAGAAAGCGCTCACGTCGCCGTCGTGGGGGAAGGGGGCCGAGTTGCTCCTGGGGGACCAGTCGGACCTCATGGCTTCCCTGGACGGCGGGGCCAAGTCGGACGGGAGTTCCCCGCACGTGGGCGAGTTTGCCTCGGACGAGGTGAGCACGAGCTACGCCAACGAGGACGAGGTGTCGTCCAGCTCCGACAaccccccagccctggccaaAGCGAGTAGGAGCCCCCTGGTGACAGGCTCGCCCAAACTCCCTCCCCGTGGGGTGGGCGCTGGGGAACACGGACCTaaggcgcccccgcccccgctcggCCTGGGCATCATGTCTACCTCTACCTCCACCCCTGACAGCTACGGCGGGGGCGCGGGCCATCCCGGCACGCCGGGCCTGGAGCAGGTCCGGACCCCCACGAGCAGCAGCGGTGCGCCACCCCCCGACGAGATCCACCCCCTGGAGATCCTCCAGGCGCAGATCCAGCTACAGAGGCAGCAGTTCAGCATCTCTGAGGACCAGCCCCTGGGGCTCAAGGGTGGCAAGAAGGCGGAGTGTGCCGTTGGGTCCTCGGGCGCGCAGAATGGCGACAGCGAGCTGGGCAGCTGCTGCTCCGAGGCGGTCAAGAGCGCCATGAGCACCATCGACCTGGACTCCCTGATGGCAGAGCACAGCGCCACCTGGTACATGCCCGCTGACAAGGCCTTGGCGGACGGCGCGGACGACGACAAGACGCTGGCACCTTGGGAGAAGGCCAAACCCCAGAACCCCAACAGCAAAGAAG gtAAGCGAGTTTCTCCAAATGACGCTTCTCCCGACTTCTTCACCCGCCAAACAACTTTTATAATAATGAAACTCTGCATCTCATCTTGA
- the MN1 gene encoding transcriptional activator MN1 isoform X2, protein MFGLDQFEPQINSRNAGQGERNFNEAGLSMNAHFKAPAFHAGGPPGPVDPAMSALGEPPILSMNMEPYGFHARGHSELHAGGLQAQPVHGFFGGQQPHHGHPGGHHPHQHHPHFGGNFGGPDPGASCLHGGRLLGYGGAAAGLGSQPPFAEGYDHMAESQGPESFGPQRPGNLPDFHSSGASGHAVPAPCLPLDQSPNRAASFHGLPASSGSDSHSLEPRRVANQGAVDSLEYNYPGEAPSGHFDMFSPSDSEGQLPHYAAGRQVPGGSFPGASAMPRAAGMVGLSKMHAQQQQQQQQQQQQQQQQQQQQQQQQQQQQQQQQQQQHGVFFERFGGARKMPVGLEPGVGSRHPLMQPPQQAPPPPQQQPPQQPQQPPPPPPQQPPPPGLLVRQNSCPPALPRPQQGEAGTPSGGLQDGGPMLPSQHAQFEYPIHRLENRSMHPYSEPVFNMQHPPPQQAPNQRLQHFDAPPYMNVAKRPRFDFPGSAGVDRCASWNGSMPNGALDNHLSPSAYSGLPGEFTPPVPDSFPSGPPLQHPAPDHQSLQQQQQQQQQQQQQQQQQRQNAALMIKQMASRNQQQRLRQPNLAQLGHPGDVGQGGLVHSGPVGGLAQPNFERESAGAGRLGTFEQQAPHLAQESAWFPGPHPPPGDLLPRRLGGSGLPADCGPHDPGLAPPPPPGGSGVLFRGPLQEPLRMPGEGHVPALPSPGLQFGGSLAGLGQLQSPGAGVGLPSAPSERRPPPPDFTAPALGGQPGFPFSAANRQATPHSGPGVNSPPSAGGGGGGTGGGSGGGAYPPQPDFQPSQRTSASKLGALSLGSFNKPSSKDNLFGQSCLAALSTACQNMIASLGAPNLNVTFNKKNPPEGKRKLSQNETDGAAVAGNPGSDYFPGGTTPGAPGPGGPSGTSNSGSKASGPPNPPAQGDGTSLSPNYTLESTSGNDGKPVPGGGGRGRGRRKRDSGHVSPGTFFDKYSAAPDSGGAPGVSPGQQQAPGAAVGGSSTSEARGAPTPHEKALTSPSWGKGAELLLGDQSDLMASLDGGAKSDGSSPHVGEFASDEVSTSYANEDEVSSSSDNPPALAKASRSPLVTGSPKLPPRGVGAGEHGPKAPPPPLGLGIMSTSTSTPDSYGGGAGHPGTPGLEQVRTPTSSSGAPPPDEIHPLEILQAQIQLQRQQFSISEDQPLGLKGGKKAECAVGSSGAQNGDSELGSCCSEAVKSAMSTIDLDSLMAEHSATWYMPADKALADGADDDKTLAPWEKAKPQNPNSKEAALRWACQGSPSPSYRWRNRLCRWGQLPSP, encoded by the coding sequence ATGTTTGGGCTGGACCAATTCGAGCCCCAGATCAACAGCAGGAACGCTGGCCAGGGCGAAAGGAACTTTAACGAGGCCGGACTAAGCATGAATGCCCACTTCAAGGCCCCGGCTTTCCACGCGGGGGGACCCCCTGGCCCCGTGGACCCTGCCATGAGCGCGCTGGGCGAGCCCCCGATCTTGAGCATGAACATGGAGCCTTACGGCTTCCACGCGCGTGGTCACTCGGAGTTGCACGCGGGGGGGCTGCAGGCACAGCCGGTGCACGGATTCTTTGGAGGCCAGCAGCCGCACCACGGCCACCCGGGAGGCCACCACCCCCATCAACATCACCCCCACTTTGGGGGCAACTTCGGCGGTCCGGACCCAGGGGCCTCATGCCTGCACGGGGGTCGCCTACTTGGCTACGGGGGCGCCGCCGCCGGCCTGGGCAGCCAGCCGCCCTTCGCTGAGGGTTATGACCACATGGCGGAGAGCCAGGGGCCGGAGAGCTTCGGCCCGCAGAGACCCGGGAACCTCCCGGACTTCCACAGTTCGGGCGCCTCGGGCCATGCGGTGCCTGCCCCATGCTTGCCGCTGGACCAGAGCCCTAACCGAGCCGCCTCCTTTCACGGCCTGCCCGCCTCCAGCGGCTCCGATTCCCACAGTCTGGAGCCCCGAAGGGTGGCGAACCAAGGAGCCGTCGACTCGCTGGAATACAATTACCCTGGCGAGGCGCCCTCGGGACATTTCGACATGTTTTCGCCCTCCGATTCCGAAGGGCAGCTGCCTCATTATGCGGCGGGTCGCCAGGTTCCCGGGGGCTCCTTCCCCGGTGCCTCGGCCATGCCCAGAGCTGCAGGCATGGTGGGCTTGTCCAAAATGCAcgcccagcagcagcagcagcagcagcagcagcagcaacagcagcagcagcagcagcagcaacagcaacagcagcagcagcagcaacagcaacagcagcagcagcagcagcacggCGTGTTCTTTGAGAGATTCGGCGGGGCCCGCAAGATGCCGGTGGGTTTGGAGCCGGGAGTAGGCTCCAGGCACCCGTTAATGCAGCCTCCCCAGCAGGCCCCGCCACCCCCTCAGCAGCAGCCCCCGCAGCAGCCGCAGcagcctccgccgccgccgccgcagcagcCGCCGCCACCCGGGCTTCTGGTCCGACAAAATTCGTGCCCGCCGGCGCTCCCGCGGCCCCAGCAGGGCGAGGCGGGCACGCCCAGCGGCGGCCTGCAGGACGGGGGCCCCATGCTGCCCAGTCAGCACGCACAGTTCGAGTATCCCATCCACCGGCTGGAGAACCGGAGCATGCACCCTTATTCGGAGCCTGTGTTCAACAtgcagcacccccctccccagcaggcgCCCAACCAGCGGCTGCAGCATTTCGACGCGCCCCCCTACATGAACGTGGCCAAGAGGCCGCGCTTTGACTTCCCGGGCAGCGCGGGAGTGGACCGCTGTGCTTCGTGGAACGGCAGCATGCCCAACGGCGCTTTGGACAACCACCTCTCGCCCTCCGCCTATTCGGGCCTCCCCGGCGAGTTCACGCCGCCCGTGCCCGACAGCTTTCCCTCAGGGCCACCCCTGCAGCATCCGGCCCCGGACCACCAGTCcctgcagcagcagcaacagcagcagcaacagcagcagcagcagcaacagcagcagcgcCAAAACGCGGCCCTCATGATTAAGCAGATGGCGTCGCGGAATCAGCAGCAGCGGCTGCGCCAGCCGAACCTGGCTCAGCTAGGCCACCCCGGGGACGTGGGCCAGGGCGGCCTGGTACACAGTGGCCCGGTGGGCGGCTTGGCCCAGCCGAACTTTGAGCGCGAAAGCGCGGGCGCGGGGCGCCTGGGCACTTTCGAGCAGCAGGCGCCTCACTTGGCGCAGGAGAGCGCGTGGTTCCCAGGGCCGCACCCGCCGCCGGGTGACCTGCTGCCCCGCAGGCTGGGCGGCTCTGGCCTGCCGGCTGACTGCGGCCCGCACGACCCCGGCCTggcgccgccccctccccccggcggCTCCGGAGTGCTGTTCCGTGGCCCTCTGCAGGAGCCGCTGAGGATGCCCGGAGAGGGCCACGTGCCCGCGCTGCCCTCCCCCGGCCTGCAGTTCGGGGGCAGCCTGGCCGGCCTGGGCCAACTGCAGTCgcccggggctggggtgggactGCCCAGCGCTCCCTCCGAGCGCAGGCCCCCGCCGCCGGATTTCACAGCACCGGCGCTCGGGGGCCAGCCTGGCTTCCCGTTCAGCGCGGCGAACCGGCAGGCCACGCCACACAGCGGCCCGGGCGTGAACTCGCCCCCGagcgcgggcgggggcgggggaggcacgGGCGGCGGCAGCGGAGGGGGCGCCTACCCGCCGCAGCCCGATTTCCAGCCCAGCCAGCGCACCTCGGCCAGTAAGCTGGGCGCGCTGTCGCTGGGCTCCTTCAACAAGCCCAGCTCCAAGGACAACCTGTTCGGCCAGAGCTGCCTGGCCGCACTCTCCACCGCCTGCCAGAACATGATCGCCAGCCTCGGGGCCCCCAACCTCAACGTGACCTTCAACAAGAAGAACCCGCCCGAGGGCAAGAGGAAACTGAGCCAGAACGAGACCGACGGCGCGGCTGTGGCCGGCAACCCGGGCTCGGATTACTTCCCGGGGGGGACCAcccctggggccccagggcctggaggCCCGTCGGGGACTAGTAACAGTGGCTCCAAAGCCTCGGGGCCGCCCAACCCGCCCGCCCAGGGGGACGGCACGAGCCTCTCCCCAAACTACACCCTGGAATCAACATCCGGGAACGACGGCAAGCCGGTCCCCGGGGGCGGCGGCCGGGGACGGGGTCGAAGAAAAAGGGACAGTGGTCACGTGAGCCCCGGGACCTTCTTCGACAAGTACTCGGCCGCGCCAGACAGCGGGGGCGCGCCTGGGGTGAGCCCAGGGCAGCAGCAGGCGCCAGGCGCAGCCGTCGGGGGAAGCTCCACGAGCGAGGCTCGCGGGGCTCCAACGCCTCACGAGAAAGCGCTCACGTCGCCGTCGTGGGGGAAGGGGGCCGAGTTGCTCCTGGGGGACCAGTCGGACCTCATGGCTTCCCTGGACGGCGGGGCCAAGTCGGACGGGAGTTCCCCGCACGTGGGCGAGTTTGCCTCGGACGAGGTGAGCACGAGCTACGCCAACGAGGACGAGGTGTCGTCCAGCTCCGACAaccccccagccctggccaaAGCGAGTAGGAGCCCCCTGGTGACAGGCTCGCCCAAACTCCCTCCCCGTGGGGTGGGCGCTGGGGAACACGGACCTaaggcgcccccgcccccgctcggCCTGGGCATCATGTCTACCTCTACCTCCACCCCTGACAGCTACGGCGGGGGCGCGGGCCATCCCGGCACGCCGGGCCTGGAGCAGGTCCGGACCCCCACGAGCAGCAGCGGTGCGCCACCCCCCGACGAGATCCACCCCCTGGAGATCCTCCAGGCGCAGATCCAGCTACAGAGGCAGCAGTTCAGCATCTCTGAGGACCAGCCCCTGGGGCTCAAGGGTGGCAAGAAGGCGGAGTGTGCCGTTGGGTCCTCGGGCGCGCAGAATGGCGACAGCGAGCTGGGCAGCTGCTGCTCCGAGGCGGTCAAGAGCGCCATGAGCACCATCGACCTGGACTCCCTGATGGCAGAGCACAGCGCCACCTGGTACATGCCCGCTGACAAGGCCTTGGCGGACGGCGCGGACGACGACAAGACGCTGGCACCTTGGGAGAAGGCCAAACCCCAGAACCCCAACAGCAAAGAAG